A portion of the Calothrix sp. 336/3 genome contains these proteins:
- a CDS encoding cache domain-containing protein: MRSFSIQKTVPIAFLIPLVSCVGLVAAIAWYTGQKAVDKFSQQIMDAQSQRIRERLGVLLRRPHLINQLNADAISQGQLDLSLDKPDALLINFWSQSQIFNNVNGIQFGYEQGGQLRSIVREGKVLQYNLADSSTQQKSAIYEVSSDGKRGKEIKREGDYDARKRPWYKAAVAAGKPIWTPVSPKKTSDTLQLRISGARPIFDKNKRLVGVISSDFFLNQINDFLSGLSKESSKTIFIIEPSGKLIAASDKKPVFDDKGEQILATKFTQNPLISQVAQDLEKKYGNFQDIGKVGKFKFHPVNGEKQLIKVSRMKDDYGLDWWLVIAVPESSFTESLQQTRNAAIVIIIGTIAFSIFAGVVVSNWLVVPIVQVNQAAKHICDENQSFEPEKLAIIAQRGDELGELARVFQEMANTVQDREANLKNRLEQMKNESEKVKKAALESQMSGNTNIQALLLRSREARDKV; this comes from the coding sequence ATGCGTTCATTCTCTATCCAAAAAACAGTTCCGATTGCTTTTCTCATTCCTTTAGTATCTTGTGTGGGGTTAGTAGCGGCAATTGCCTGGTATACCGGACAAAAAGCTGTAGATAAATTCTCACAGCAAATTATGGATGCCCAAAGTCAAAGAATTCGAGAAAGATTAGGTGTACTACTCAGAAGACCTCATTTAATTAATCAACTTAATGCTGATGCTATTAGTCAAGGGCAATTAGATTTAAGCTTAGATAAACCAGACGCTTTACTAATTAACTTTTGGTCACAATCACAAATATTCAATAATGTAAATGGCATTCAGTTCGGTTATGAACAAGGTGGACAACTCAGGTCAATTGTGAGAGAAGGTAAGGTATTACAGTATAATCTGGCTGATAGCTCAACCCAGCAAAAATCTGCCATTTATGAAGTATCATCTGATGGCAAACGGGGCAAGGAAATTAAGCGAGAGGGGGATTATGATGCTCGGAAGCGTCCTTGGTATAAAGCCGCAGTTGCCGCAGGTAAACCGATTTGGACTCCCGTCTCTCCGAAAAAAACATCTGATACTTTACAGTTAAGGATATCTGGGGCACGTCCAATTTTTGATAAAAATAAGCGGCTAGTTGGTGTTATCTCTTCTGACTTTTTCTTGAATCAAATTAATGATTTCTTGTCAGGTTTGAGTAAGGAATCTTCCAAGACAATCTTTATTATTGAACCATCAGGAAAACTGATTGCTGCTTCTGATAAAAAGCCTGTTTTTGATGATAAGGGTGAGCAAATTCTGGCGACAAAATTTACTCAAAATCCTTTGATAAGTCAAGTTGCTCAAGATTTAGAAAAAAAATATGGTAATTTTCAAGATATTGGCAAGGTAGGTAAATTTAAATTTCATCCGGTGAATGGAGAAAAACAGCTAATTAAAGTTAGCCGTATGAAAGATGATTATGGTTTAGATTGGTGGTTAGTGATAGCTGTACCAGAATCATCATTTACAGAATCTTTACAGCAGACTAGAAATGCGGCGATCGTTATCATTATTGGTACGATTGCCTTTAGTATTTTTGCTGGAGTAGTGGTTTCTAACTGGTTAGTTGTACCAATTGTGCAAGTTAATCAAGCTGCAAAGCATATTTGTGATGAAAATCAAAGTTTTGAACCAGAAAAGTTGGCAATTATTGCCCAACGTGGTGATGAATTGGGTGAACTAGCAAGAGTCTTTCAGGAAATGGCTAATACTGTTCAAGATAGAGAAGCAAATCTTAAAAATCGCTTAGAACAGATGAAAAATGAAAGTGAAAAAGTGAAAAAAGCGGCTCTAGAAAGTCAAATGTCTGGTAATACAAATATTCAAGCATTACTTTTGAGATCGAGGGAAGCAAGAGATAAGGTTTAA
- a CDS encoding type II toxin-antitoxin system Phd/YefM family antitoxin — MKKVTLTELSNNIDRLLDEVLETGIPLEISKNGKLLKIVPVEKKDKLKNLTFKPDVIPGNPDDLVNISWEQELNIDLS; from the coding sequence ATGAAGAAGGTTACACTTACGGAATTGAGTAATAATATCGATCGTCTACTGGATGAGGTTCTAGAAACAGGTATCCCATTAGAAATTAGCAAAAATGGCAAGTTGTTAAAAATTGTTCCTGTAGAAAAGAAAGATAAACTGAAAAATTTGACTTTTAAACCTGATGTTATTCCAGGAAATCCAGATGATTTAGTGAATATTAGTTGGGAACAGGAGCTTAATATTGATTTATCTTGA
- a CDS encoding DUF4157 domain-containing protein, with protein sequence MSEQQRLQKNADRTETATASTSEYLQTRPFAATQANATAPSTTGNKLSYSFGNLSLQTSSTVPIQAKLTIGQPGDKYEQEADRVAADVVQRINQPQTMSPKHKETVQRVEAPEEEELQMKPLVNSIQRVEVPEEEELQMKPLLQRRGAVDGGQTSTDLESAINSARGGGQALDPALQRSMGQAMGADFSGVKVHTDSQSDQLNRSIQAKAFTTGQDVFFRQGAYEPSSRGGQELIAHELTHVVQQGGTSVKTNKPVQRKLTKKSTQSESQQFPITNTQSISLQAAFEPAYVNDTAQLHNIGSSDEDTGTVKGGKKLKAGDEIEADESDSKASGEWVGAKAGGKTGYIRKSKIVFKRVLTNPIDPDFDGNATGNIESVQEPTDKFGGGFDAIAGGLEVNSLKSNQNGKLNDIDGSKNTTTFDAKSGLDIVSGTGDALTGLFGMAGNALKISRDKTAWENLEAGYGFVESLGKSTSGATKIVDSIAKASGAKDGVGESDVAGKITGAIADGLSGVKNAAMGVIGIYKLFKSQSDEKGKDALVTFKALVEAAGSAAKVAKNAFDIIGNGIPMSIIYTVPALGIAVSAINLLIRLWDAIKAGNTKSDMLGAADPLRLDIASTLGEGLPNEDNVDNSKIFDKDRRGTFPAYKTYFRTKKPVREAIKGIATFAQTQLGSVEVEDQNLQSSYIGPKTKDETEQPTKDGHAAIKNHIDSTALDGGIKDKLKTLMGQPKTVDELRETTVKSLAEVDQKIDTYEYVDKMSEINQKRQVGGWTDVILELVSMAGDIVTIAVGATGIGAAIGQGVKAASAGYKVVHGSAKFVQKLYRNRGNGSDNKSSMNKHKEYAEHARFVYQQVSTLTPGDTVREKQLEKYIRATGVNYGMWLAVKHNPQTQVEMLVEAMKQR encoded by the coding sequence ATGTCTGAACAGCAAAGACTACAAAAAAATGCTGATCGTACAGAAACCGCTACAGCTAGTACGTCAGAATATTTACAAACACGACCCTTTGCAGCTACTCAAGCAAATGCCACTGCTCCATCAACAACAGGCAATAAGCTGAGTTACAGTTTTGGCAACCTATCCCTACAAACCTCTAGTACAGTTCCCATACAGGCAAAGCTAACCATCGGGCAACCTGGGGACAAATATGAGCAAGAAGCCGATCGCGTAGCAGCAGATGTGGTACAGCGCATAAATCAACCCCAAACAATGTCTCCCAAGCATAAAGAGACAGTACAACGTGTGGAAGCACCAGAAGAGGAAGAACTCCAAATGAAACCTTTGGTAAATTCCATCCAACGTGTGGAAGTACCAGAGGAAGAAGAATTGCAAATGAAACCTCTGCTGCAACGTCGTGGAGCTGTTGATGGAGGACAAACATCAACCGATTTAGAATCAGCTATTAATAGTGCTAGGGGCGGTGGACAAGCATTAGACCCAGCTTTGCAACGGTCGATGGGGCAGGCGATGGGGGCAGATTTTAGTGGGGTAAAGGTTCATACTGATTCGCAGTCTGACCAGTTAAACAGATCTATTCAGGCAAAGGCGTTTACGACAGGTCAGGATGTATTCTTTCGTCAGGGGGCGTATGAGCCGAGCAGTCGAGGTGGGCAAGAACTGATTGCCCATGAACTAACTCATGTTGTGCAGCAAGGAGGCACATCTGTAAAGACGAACAAACCTGTTCAAAGAAAGCTTACAAAGAAGTCAACTCAGTCAGAATCACAACAGTTCCCCATTACTAATACTCAATCCATTTCATTGCAAGCAGCTTTTGAGCCTGCATATGTTAATGACACAGCCCAATTACATAATATAGGTTCATCAGATGAGGATACAGGAACTGTCAAAGGTGGAAAAAAATTAAAAGCTGGTGATGAAATCGAAGCAGATGAAAGTGATTCAAAGGCTAGTGGAGAATGGGTTGGCGCTAAAGCTGGCGGTAAGACAGGCTATATTCGCAAAAGTAAAATTGTTTTCAAAAGGGTATTAACAAATCCTATTGATCCAGATTTTGATGGTAATGCAACGGGTAATATAGAGAGCGTTCAAGAGCCGACAGACAAATTTGGTGGAGGGTTCGATGCAATAGCAGGTGGACTAGAAGTAAACTCACTCAAGAGCAACCAAAATGGTAAGCTCAATGATATTGATGGTAGCAAAAATACCACGACTTTTGATGCTAAGTCAGGTTTAGATATTGTTTCAGGAACTGGTGATGCTCTAACTGGTTTATTTGGCATGGCTGGCAATGCGCTCAAGATTAGCCGAGATAAAACTGCTTGGGAAAATCTTGAGGCAGGTTATGGTTTTGTGGAGTCTTTAGGTAAAAGTACATCTGGGGCAACAAAAATTGTTGATTCGATCGCCAAAGCAAGTGGGGCTAAAGATGGAGTGGGTGAGTCTGATGTCGCAGGAAAAATTACAGGGGCGATCGCAGATGGTTTGAGCGGAGTCAAAAATGCGGCAATGGGAGTAATTGGTATTTATAAATTATTCAAATCTCAAAGCGATGAAAAAGGCAAAGATGCATTAGTTACCTTTAAAGCACTTGTTGAAGCCGCTGGCAGTGCAGCTAAAGTCGCAAAAAATGCATTTGACATTATTGGTAACGGCATCCCGATGTCCATTATCTATACAGTCCCTGCACTGGGTATAGCCGTATCAGCAATTAACTTGTTGATACGGCTATGGGATGCCATTAAAGCTGGCAATACCAAGAGTGATATGCTGGGAGCAGCAGATCCTCTAAGGCTAGACATCGCTTCTACATTAGGAGAGGGATTACCTAATGAAGACAACGTTGATAACTCCAAAATTTTTGATAAAGATAGACGTGGCACTTTCCCAGCTTACAAGACATACTTCCGCACTAAGAAACCAGTCCGAGAAGCAATTAAAGGAATAGCTACTTTTGCTCAAACTCAATTAGGATCAGTTGAAGTAGAGGATCAGAATTTACAATCTTCATATATTGGTCCAAAGACTAAGGACGAAACGGAACAACCAACAAAAGATGGTCATGCAGCAATCAAGAATCATATTGATTCAACGGCTTTAGATGGAGGAATAAAAGACAAGCTCAAAACTTTAATGGGACAGCCGAAAACAGTTGATGAACTCCGTGAAACGACAGTTAAGTCTCTTGCAGAAGTTGATCAAAAGATTGATACATACGAGTATGTTGACAAAATGTCTGAGATTAATCAGAAGCGTCAAGTTGGTGGATGGACTGACGTGATTTTAGAATTAGTCAGTATGGCTGGAGATATTGTGACTATTGCAGTGGGGGCAACTGGTATTGGGGCTGCTATTGGACAGGGTGTTAAAGCTGCTTCAGCAGGGTATAAGGTTGTGCATGGTAGTGCTAAGTTTGTCCAAAAGTTATATCGCAATCGAGGTAATGGCTCTGACAATAAATCTAGTATGAATAAACATAAAGAATATGCAGAACATGCTAGATTCGTTTATCAGCAAGTATCAACTCTCACTCCAGGGGATACTGTAAGAGAAAAGCAATTGGAAAAATATATCCGTGCAACTGGAGTAAATTATGGCATGTGGCTTGCAGTGAAACATAATCCACAAACTCAAGTAGAAATGCTTGTTGAGGCGATGAAACAGCGTTGA
- a CDS encoding putative baseplate assembly protein, with protein sequence MDFNFLSKLPKSDLDDRTFQDLVEECVLRIPRYCPEWTNFNPGDPGMTMVELFAWLTDQMMMRFNQVPRRNYVTFLEMLGIRLQPPAPAQTELTFYLSAPHSNAYVISAGVEVATLRTEKEEAIVFSTDRDLVIACPEITHFLTAQTAEHIPQLLRDRLTNTWSKNGDGIWEGRKQSIFEEQPQPGNCFYVVLSPDQPLEGNVIAVKLQGETATATGINPDNPPRRWEAWDGEDWVTVLLQEADDSSKGFSFNESGQGVNTLAEGDVVLHLPQTFPNSYFAAYQGRWLRCTYTLPSGIQSGYLRSPQLSGMGVKAIGGTVAASQCTLVADEVLGISDGTPGQKFQLQNGSILPRRQGEHLIVLPPGGLPEIWQEVSDFADSQEQDRHYIIDDQTGEVQFGFVIRQSNQIREDTQLRAKIQVNGATSLQVQEQVAEVQRMERQYGAIPPRGSQIRMALYRTGGGRKGNVQAHTLETPKTAIPYVEKVTNHVPARNGADAETLDEAVMRVPRILRTRDRAVTPEDFETLALQGGKGAIARAYCPPRSNNETSRGVVDLLIVPQANTDSIFYGEGINPQQFALNLSLKTQLLNYLDERRLLGVEVRLQEPEYVGVAVQAEVGLYPEYSNRQAQQSVLQKLQVSLYHFLNPLTGGVNGTGWEFGACVYPSDIISLFQKTEGVRYLGTILLFELRKEGSSWFRSLAPGGIVNPTPQGLICSWADNQLRSSHTITLI encoded by the coding sequence ATGGATTTTAACTTTCTGTCGAAGTTACCCAAGTCAGATTTAGACGATCGCACTTTTCAAGATTTAGTGGAAGAGTGTGTGTTGCGAATTCCCCGTTATTGTCCAGAGTGGACAAACTTTAACCCTGGCGATCCGGGGATGACAATGGTGGAATTATTTGCTTGGTTAACTGATCAGATGATGATGCGGTTTAACCAAGTTCCGCGACGGAATTATGTGACGTTTTTAGAAATGTTAGGTATTCGGTTGCAACCACCCGCACCGGCACAAACTGAATTAACCTTTTATTTGAGTGCCCCTCACTCTAACGCCTACGTAATTTCCGCAGGAGTAGAAGTAGCAACGCTCCGCACAGAAAAAGAAGAAGCCATCGTTTTTAGTACAGATCGAGATTTGGTGATTGCTTGCCCAGAAATTACCCATTTTTTGACAGCGCAGACAGCAGAACATATTCCCCAGTTACTGCGCGATCGCCTAACCAACACCTGGAGCAAAAATGGTGATGGCATATGGGAAGGGAGAAAGCAATCGATTTTTGAGGAGCAACCCCAACCAGGTAATTGTTTTTACGTGGTTCTCAGTCCCGATCAACCCCTGGAAGGGAACGTGATTGCGGTGAAACTTCAGGGGGAAACCGCAACAGCTACGGGTATTAATCCCGACAATCCACCCCGACGTTGGGAAGCTTGGGATGGTGAGGATTGGGTGACAGTACTGTTACAGGAAGCAGATGATAGTAGCAAAGGTTTCAGCTTCAACGAGAGTGGGCAAGGAGTAAATACCCTGGCAGAGGGGGATGTGGTGTTACACCTACCGCAAACTTTCCCCAATAGTTATTTTGCTGCCTATCAAGGGAGATGGTTGCGCTGTACTTATACATTGCCATCGGGAATACAATCAGGTTATTTGCGATCGCCCCAATTATCAGGGATGGGAGTGAAAGCCATTGGTGGAACCGTGGCAGCGAGTCAATGTACCTTGGTTGCCGATGAAGTTTTGGGAATCAGCGATGGTACACCAGGGCAAAAATTTCAATTGCAAAACGGCTCCATTTTACCCCGTCGTCAGGGTGAACATCTAATTGTTCTGCCTCCCGGAGGACTGCCGGAAATCTGGCAAGAGGTAAGTGATTTTGCGGATTCCCAGGAGCAAGACCGACACTACATAATTGATGACCAAACCGGAGAAGTTCAGTTTGGGTTTGTGATTCGTCAGTCGAACCAAATCCGTGAGGATACGCAATTACGGGCAAAGATACAGGTCAATGGTGCAACATCTCTCCAGGTACAGGAACAAGTCGCAGAAGTGCAACGCATGGAACGACAATATGGCGCAATTCCTCCCAGGGGTTCCCAAATTCGCATGGCGCTGTATCGCACCGGAGGAGGGCGTAAGGGTAACGTCCAAGCCCATACCCTGGAAACACCCAAAACCGCCATTCCGTACGTTGAAAAGGTGACAAATCATGTGCCCGCGAGAAATGGAGCCGATGCCGAAACCCTAGACGAAGCTGTGATGCGTGTACCTCGGATACTGCGAACCCGCGATCGCGCTGTCACCCCCGAAGACTTTGAAACCCTAGCTTTACAAGGAGGTAAAGGGGCGATCGCCCGTGCCTATTGTCCACCCCGCTCCAACAACGAAACCAGTAGGGGAGTTGTGGATTTACTGATTGTTCCCCAAGCGAATACGGACAGTATTTTCTATGGTGAAGGTATTAATCCCCAACAATTCGCCCTCAATCTTTCCCTGAAAACCCAACTCCTCAACTACCTAGATGAGCGACGGTTACTCGGTGTGGAAGTGCGTTTGCAAGAACCGGAATATGTCGGTGTTGCCGTACAAGCAGAGGTGGGATTATACCCCGAATACAGCAACCGCCAAGCACAGCAATCTGTTCTGCAAAAGTTACAGGTTTCCCTCTATCACTTCCTTAACCCCCTCACCGGAGGAGTCAACGGTACGGGATGGGAATTTGGAGCCTGTGTTTATCCCTCGGACATTATCAGTTTGTTCCAGAAAACAGAAGGTGTGCGCTACCTGGGCACGATTTTGTTATTTGAACTACGCAAAGAAGGTTCCTCTTGGTTCCGCTCCCTTGCCCCTGGTGGTATTGTCAACCCCACCCCCCAAGGGCTTATTTGCTCCTGGGCAGACAATCAACTTCGTTCCAGTCACACAATTACTTTGATTTAG
- a CDS encoding phage tail protein, protein MKQSQQLISLQLTPMQIPEAVPTASGQQPAANWVKMASTDGTSLKRNLLLRPGEPSEMVVQVKNMGARPLGLNLQVQGDFPQEWCQVGMEGSQVLPGQQMEAVLYFQIAADFFERYTAVGKGERLKLDYDVRLSVHWQEANTGVQHIEEVKFHLNIRPHSLYLNFLPMIYREVDFVGRFLKVFEQSFEPCVHTLDSLWAYLDPLTAPSGMLPFLAQWVAWQPTVQLSEAQQRLLIKKAMEIYRWRGTRRGLRLYLHLATGLPLDEEMGNEVDKHICITESFSRGLVFGQAKLGEDAIIGGGRPFHFTVRLHPEYGSEIDELLVRNVIEQEKPAFCTYELYIEPRSSEYVITSVTNRN, encoded by the coding sequence ATGAAGCAATCCCAGCAACTAATTAGTCTCCAACTCACGCCAATGCAAATCCCAGAAGCGGTTCCGACTGCTTCCGGACAGCAACCAGCTGCAAATTGGGTGAAAATGGCTAGTACTGATGGTACGAGTCTGAAGCGAAATTTACTGTTGCGCCCCGGAGAGCCGAGTGAGATGGTGGTGCAGGTGAAAAATATGGGAGCGCGTCCCCTAGGTTTAAATTTGCAGGTGCAGGGAGATTTTCCCCAGGAATGGTGTCAGGTGGGAATGGAAGGTTCCCAGGTGTTGCCTGGGCAGCAAATGGAAGCGGTGCTGTATTTCCAGATAGCTGCGGATTTCTTTGAGCGATATACGGCTGTGGGGAAGGGGGAGCGACTGAAGTTAGATTATGATGTGCGTTTGTCTGTGCATTGGCAGGAAGCAAACACAGGGGTACAACATATAGAAGAGGTGAAATTTCACCTAAATATTCGTCCCCATAGTTTATATCTCAATTTCCTACCGATGATTTATCGGGAAGTGGATTTTGTGGGGCGCTTCCTGAAGGTATTTGAGCAGAGTTTTGAACCTTGTGTTCATACTTTGGATAGTTTGTGGGCATATCTGGATCCTTTGACTGCTCCTTCTGGGATGTTGCCGTTTTTGGCGCAGTGGGTAGCTTGGCAACCAACTGTACAGCTAAGTGAAGCACAGCAACGTCTTTTAATTAAGAAGGCGATGGAGATTTATCGCTGGCGAGGAACACGTCGGGGATTACGTTTATATTTGCATTTGGCAACGGGCTTACCTCTGGATGAAGAGATGGGGAATGAGGTAGATAAACATATCTGCATTACAGAATCCTTTAGTCGGGGTTTGGTATTTGGACAAGCCAAATTGGGTGAAGATGCAATTATTGGTGGAGGGCGACCGTTTCATTTTACTGTACGCTTGCATCCAGAATATGGGAGTGAAATTGATGAGTTGCTCGTCAGAAATGTGATTGAGCAAGAGAAGCCAGCTTTTTGTACCTATGAATTATATATAGAGCCTCGGAGTAGCGAATATGTCATCACGTCTGTCACCAACCGGAATTAA
- a CDS encoding BrnT family toxin: protein MDIVYRLQGVEFEWDSNKAQSNIEKHGVTFEEATEVFFDPFYQTGDANPINASSTKLRTFIIGYSLEQRLLLVVYVERGLRTRIISARLATRTERKLYEQS, encoded by the coding sequence ATGGATATTGTTTACCGCCTACAAGGTGTTGAATTTGAGTGGGATAGCAACAAAGCGCAAAGCAATATTGAAAAACATGGTGTTACCTTTGAAGAAGCCACAGAGGTTTTCTTTGACCCCTTCTACCAAACTGGCGATGCAAACCCTATCAATGCTTCTAGCACCAAACTACGCACTTTTATTATTGGGTATTCCCTTGAACAACGTCTGTTGCTTGTAGTTTATGTAGAACGTGGATTACGAACCCGCATTATTTCTGCTCGTCTTGCAACTCGTACAGAGAGAAAACTTTATGAACAATCCTGA
- a CDS encoding Nif11-like leader peptide family natural product precursor has protein sequence MAVQEVTRLFRSVQVNPNLREELNTAPTVEDFVKMAQEYGYNFSLEEYQKATGFVVEEYECELSEIPGI, from the coding sequence ATGGCAGTTCAAGAAGTAACTAGATTATTCCGCAGCGTACAAGTTAACCCCAATCTCCGCGAGGAGTTAAATACAGCACCGACTGTGGAAGATTTTGTGAAAATGGCACAGGAATATGGCTACAACTTTTCCTTAGAGGAGTATCAAAAAGCCACAGGTTTTGTTGTGGAAGAGTATGAATGTGAGTTGTCAGAAATTCCTGGTATTTAG
- a CDS encoding GPW/gp25 family protein, which yields MLEANSSNHLGQGLAFPLQVNLQGNLRLSPQVPNIEESMLVILRTHFGERVYRPDFGSRLGELVFAPMNTQTLLLAKLYTQEALSKWEPRIVIDAIRTEADPVRDRIDIIIEYHPTDSHEQRSLVYPFYLNG from the coding sequence ATGTTAGAAGCCAACAGCAGCAATCATCTCGGTCAAGGATTAGCATTTCCACTGCAAGTAAATCTCCAGGGAAATCTGAGATTGAGTCCTCAAGTACCCAATATTGAGGAGTCGATGTTAGTTATCCTACGGACACATTTTGGAGAACGGGTTTATCGACCAGATTTTGGTTCCCGTTTGGGAGAGTTAGTCTTTGCACCGATGAATACCCAGACATTGCTGTTGGCAAAGTTATATACCCAAGAAGCATTAAGCAAATGGGAGCCACGAATAGTTATAGATGCAATACGTACTGAGGCAGATCCGGTGCGCGATCGCATTGACATCATCATCGAATATCACCCCACAGATAGTCATGAACAACGTAGTTTAGTCTATCCATTTTATTTAAATGGGTGA
- a CDS encoding DUF4365 domain-containing protein — protein MLTEAHIIESLSRAYIRAVAGKAGLNLSIREYDYGVDGNFDEIAIHNNRRVESGFSLSFQLKASTQWQRDENTITYDLEAKTYNDLVIRRNFRMAVPCILILFALPPDASQWLTQDEDEMRLRGSCYWEYISGKPTTNRQSVRIRIPRQQKLTPESLLGLIEKVKTGDW, from the coding sequence GTGTTAACCGAAGCCCATATTATTGAATCATTAAGTCGAGCCTATATCCGAGCAGTTGCAGGTAAAGCAGGCTTAAATCTTTCTATCCGCGAATATGATTATGGGGTAGATGGTAACTTTGATGAAATAGCTATTCACAACAATCGACGGGTAGAGTCAGGCTTTTCACTCAGTTTTCAATTAAAAGCTTCTACTCAATGGCAGCGAGACGAAAATACTATCACCTACGATTTGGAAGCCAAAACTTACAATGACTTAGTTATTCGTCGCAATTTTCGCATGGCTGTACCTTGTATTCTCATCTTATTTGCCTTACCTCCAGATGCTTCCCAATGGTTAACACAGGATGAGGATGAAATGCGTTTGCGTGGAAGCTGTTATTGGGAATACATAAGCGGTAAACCAACCACCAATCGTCAAAGTGTTAGAATTAGGATTCCTAGACAGCAAAAGCTAACTCCAGAATCGTTGTTAGGTTTAATAGAAAAAGTCAAAACAGGGGATTGGTGA
- a CDS encoding PIN domain-containing protein — MIYLDTHVVVWLYSGLTDKLTDIAKTLINDNEVYISAIIRLELQYLYEIKRITSEPDVIISNLSEQIDLKICNKNFHDIITMSLMLT, encoded by the coding sequence TTGATTTATCTTGATACTCATGTAGTAGTATGGCTATATTCTGGTTTGACAGATAAATTAACTGATATTGCTAAAACTTTAATTAATGACAATGAAGTTTATATATCGGCAATTATTCGACTAGAGTTGCAGTATTTATATGAGATAAAACGTATTACATCTGAACCGGATGTGATTATTTCTAATTTGTCCGAGCAGATTGATTTAAAGATATGTAACAAAAACTTTCATGATATTATTACCATGAGTTTAATGCTTACTTGA